A genomic stretch from Chitinophaga lutea includes:
- a CDS encoding RagB/SusD family nutrient uptake outer membrane protein, with amino-acid sequence MKKFSLLNISLAVVIGLTAASCQKDFLNRYPQTSIPPDLFFKSEEDLNLYVTGLLSMADRGRYVSDQDTDDKATTGAMEIKSMMTGTPSSQTITGGWSWGRLRNINYFLDNYHNAGVTQEVKDHYAGLARYYRALFYMDKVKRFSDVPWYAHAMDPGDSVSLYKPRDPRKLIMDSVMADLEFAAAKVKESVPAGTPGKWAVKLAQARIALHEGTYRKYHSELKLEATADAFLQTAAKVSEEIISSGKFQLHNTGNPATDYYALFSSANLANNKEVMLVNIFDQDLKKNGGNNGNINNYEQSPSRDLVQTYLMKDGSRFTDKPGYQTMQYVQEFADRDPRLSQTFFYPGFKLAVNPPAVANPYILRLNKNFTGYHQLKGYMNSTDSKVIDGADFPVHRYAEVLLIFAEAKAELGTLTQGDLDRSITLIRQRAGMPALVMATANAAPDPLQVAKYPNVKGANTGVILEIRREKRVEFAMEGYRFDDLMRWNAGKNLEKIPEGMYFPGLGKYDLTGDGVEDIILIDKGTAIPPSGSQQTNSLGVKLVYYKAGSFGEDVTVYLRNGNAGGTIVTETRTRDFQEPKYYYRPVPFNELVLNPKLAPQLFDWK; translated from the coding sequence GTGAAAAAATTCTCGCTTCTCAACATATCGCTGGCCGTCGTGATAGGGCTGACGGCAGCATCGTGCCAGAAAGACTTTCTGAACCGCTACCCGCAAACATCCATTCCTCCGGATTTGTTTTTCAAGTCGGAGGAAGACCTGAACCTCTATGTTACCGGCCTGCTGAGCATGGCGGATCGTGGCCGTTACGTGAGCGACCAGGATACGGATGACAAAGCCACTACCGGCGCCATGGAAATAAAAAGCATGATGACGGGCACGCCTTCGTCCCAAACCATCACCGGTGGCTGGAGCTGGGGTAGGCTGCGCAACATCAACTATTTCCTCGACAACTATCATAATGCCGGCGTAACGCAGGAGGTGAAAGACCACTACGCGGGCCTCGCCAGGTATTACCGGGCGCTCTTTTACATGGATAAAGTAAAAAGATTCTCGGATGTGCCCTGGTATGCGCATGCGATGGATCCCGGCGACAGTGTGTCGTTATACAAACCCCGCGACCCGAGAAAGCTGATCATGGACAGCGTGATGGCCGACCTCGAGTTTGCGGCGGCAAAAGTGAAAGAGTCCGTACCGGCCGGTACGCCCGGGAAATGGGCCGTGAAGCTGGCGCAGGCGCGGATTGCCCTGCACGAAGGCACTTACAGGAAATATCACAGCGAACTGAAACTGGAAGCAACAGCCGACGCATTCCTGCAAACGGCCGCCAAGGTATCGGAGGAAATCATCAGTTCCGGGAAGTTCCAGCTGCACAACACCGGCAATCCTGCTACGGACTATTATGCCCTGTTCAGCAGCGCGAACCTGGCGAACAACAAGGAAGTGATGCTGGTAAATATTTTCGACCAGGATTTGAAAAAGAATGGCGGCAATAACGGCAACATCAACAACTACGAACAGTCGCCTTCCCGCGACCTGGTGCAGACCTACCTGATGAAAGACGGCAGCCGCTTTACGGATAAACCCGGTTATCAGACGATGCAATACGTGCAGGAGTTTGCCGACCGTGATCCCCGCCTGAGCCAGACGTTTTTTTATCCCGGCTTTAAACTGGCGGTGAATCCCCCCGCAGTGGCGAACCCTTACATCCTCCGCCTGAACAAGAACTTCACGGGTTATCACCAGTTGAAGGGCTATATGAACAGCACCGATTCCAAAGTGATCGACGGCGCGGACTTTCCCGTGCACCGGTATGCGGAAGTGCTGCTGATTTTCGCGGAAGCAAAAGCCGAACTGGGCACGCTCACGCAGGGCGACCTCGATAGATCCATTACACTCATCCGCCAGCGCGCCGGTATGCCGGCCCTGGTGATGGCCACCGCCAACGCCGCGCCAGACCCGCTGCAGGTGGCCAAATACCCGAATGTAAAAGGCGCCAACACCGGTGTTATCCTTGAAATACGCCGCGAGAAAAGAGTGGAGTTCGCTATGGAAGGATACCGCTTCGACGACCTGATGAGATGGAACGCGGGCAAAAACCTGGAGAAAATACCGGAGGGGATGTACTTCCCCGGGCTGGGCAAATATGACCTGACCGGCGACGGTGTGGAAGATATCATCCTCATCGACAAAGGAACCGCCATTCCGCCGTCCGGATCACAACAAACGAATTCACTTGGCGTAAAACTGGTATATTACAAGGCCGGCAGTTTCGGG